One genomic window of Psychrobacillus sp. INOP01 includes the following:
- a CDS encoding ABC transporter permease produces MSNRLINILVPVISVILGLLVGAVVMLVSDYDPIAGYAALWNGIFGDAYAIGETIRQITPYLLAGLSVAFAFRTGLFNIGVEGQLLVGWFAAAYVGIAFDLPMYIHLPFAIIAAALAGALWAFIPGLLKAKLQVHEVIVTIMMNYIALHTTNALIKVVSDGGDNTGTISATASLKSAFFESITDYSRLHYGIFIALAMVLLMWFILEKTTTGYELKSVGFNKHASEYAGMNVNKNIILSMVISGAFAGLAGAMEALGTFQYANVKGGFTGIGFDGIAVALLGANTPLGVIFGAVLFGSLKYGALNMPNEAGIPVEIVSIVIAIIIFFVACGYVIRYFLEKANKKKEAK; encoded by the coding sequence ATGTCGAATAGACTAATAAATATACTTGTCCCTGTAATTTCTGTTATTTTAGGGTTGCTTGTAGGAGCAGTTGTTATGCTGGTGAGTGATTATGATCCAATAGCTGGCTATGCTGCACTATGGAATGGTATTTTTGGGGATGCCTATGCAATTGGAGAAACTATTCGTCAAATAACTCCATATCTACTTGCAGGTTTATCCGTAGCATTTGCTTTCCGTACGGGATTATTTAACATCGGGGTTGAAGGACAATTATTAGTAGGCTGGTTTGCAGCAGCTTATGTAGGGATTGCATTTGATTTACCTATGTATATCCATTTACCATTTGCTATTATAGCAGCAGCTTTAGCTGGAGCTTTATGGGCCTTTATCCCGGGTCTTTTAAAGGCCAAATTACAGGTACATGAAGTAATTGTAACAATTATGATGAACTATATTGCTTTACATACAACGAATGCTCTAATTAAAGTAGTGTCGGATGGTGGGGACAATACAGGTACAATTAGCGCAACTGCTTCATTAAAATCAGCATTTTTTGAAAGTATTACAGATTACTCTCGTTTGCATTATGGTATTTTTATAGCACTTGCAATGGTTTTACTGATGTGGTTTATATTAGAAAAAACAACAACTGGCTACGAGTTAAAATCAGTTGGATTTAATAAACATGCATCAGAATATGCAGGTATGAATGTAAATAAAAACATAATTCTTTCTATGGTTATTTCCGGTGCATTTGCGGGACTAGCAGGTGCAATGGAAGCTTTAGGTACTTTCCAATATGCAAATGTTAAAGGTGGATTTACTGGTATTGGTTTTGATGGGATTGCAGTTGCCTTATTAGGTGCCAATACACCACTGGGAGTAATTTTCGGTGCGGTACTGTTTGGATCGTTAAAATATGGAGCTCTCAATATGCCGAACGAAGCTGGTATTCCAGTAGAAATCGTTTCTATTGTAATAGCTATTATCATATTCTTCGTAGCATGTGGTTACGTTATTCGATATTTCCTTGAAAAAGCGAATAAGAAAAAGGAGGCGAAATAA
- a CDS encoding BMP family protein codes for MTKRKFGLGLSLVLAAGTILGACGSKDEETTTPKDSDGKGSEGTTEAVDFSLAMVTDVGGVDDKSFNQLAWEGIEAFGQENGLEKGTGGYDYLQSSSDADYITNLNNLVRRDFDVVYGIGFLMEEPIKTIAEQQPEAQLAIIDSIVDAPNVASVMFKEQEGSFLAGVAAALMSESKQIGFVGGMEIPVIERFEAGFLEGVKAVDPSIKVDVQYTGKFDDAALGKTTANRMYSSGVDIIFHAAGGTGNGVFAEAKERKTKDANANVWVIGVDSDQYEEGAVGNTNVTLTSMQKRVDIAVQNIAKEAMAGKFPGGTTVTYGLAEEGVQLADSRGAIPQEILDQVQEYSDKIAAGEIVVPETVEK; via the coding sequence TTGACAAAGCGTAAATTTGGATTAGGTCTATCACTAGTACTAGCTGCTGGAACAATCCTAGGAGCATGTGGTTCTAAAGATGAAGAAACAACTACACCAAAAGATTCAGATGGTAAAGGTTCTGAAGGCACAACTGAAGCAGTAGATTTTTCTCTAGCAATGGTAACTGATGTTGGTGGAGTTGATGACAAATCTTTCAACCAACTAGCTTGGGAAGGTATTGAAGCTTTTGGTCAAGAAAATGGTCTTGAAAAAGGCACTGGTGGATATGACTACCTTCAATCTTCTTCAGATGCCGATTATATTACTAACTTAAATAACTTAGTACGTCGTGACTTTGATGTAGTTTATGGTATTGGTTTCTTAATGGAAGAACCAATTAAAACAATTGCTGAGCAACAACCTGAAGCTCAACTTGCAATCATCGATTCAATCGTTGATGCTCCAAACGTTGCTTCTGTAATGTTCAAAGAGCAAGAGGGATCATTCCTTGCAGGTGTTGCAGCTGCTCTAATGTCTGAATCTAAACAAATCGGTTTCGTTGGTGGAATGGAAATTCCTGTAATTGAACGTTTTGAAGCTGGATTCCTAGAAGGTGTTAAAGCTGTAGATCCATCTATTAAAGTAGATGTACAATACACTGGTAAATTTGATGATGCTGCACTTGGTAAAACAACTGCTAACCGTATGTATTCTTCAGGCGTAGATATTATTTTCCACGCTGCTGGTGGTACTGGTAATGGTGTATTCGCAGAAGCAAAAGAACGTAAAACAAAAGATGCTAATGCAAACGTATGGGTAATCGGAGTTGACTCTGACCAATACGAAGAAGGTGCTGTTGGTAACACGAATGTAACACTTACTTCTATGCAAAAACGTGTAGACATCGCAGTTCAAAATATTGCTAAAGAAGCAATGGCTGGTAAGTTCCCAGGTGGAACAACTGTAACTTACGGTTTAGCAGAAGAAGGAGTACAGCTTGCTGATTCTCGCGGAGCAATTCCACAAGAAATTTTAGACCAAGTTCAAGAGTACTCAGACAAAATTGCTGCTGGGGAAATCGTTGTTCCTGAAACAGTAGAAAAATAG
- a CDS encoding GntR family transcriptional regulator: protein MTIKVDHRHLYLQVIDRLKQDIDKGIFKEKEKLPSEFELAKSLGVSRATLREALRLLEEENVIVRRHGVGTFVNSKPIFTSGIEQLSSVSSMIRKAGMEPGTIYLSSMQAIPSEDDILRFQCGDEQSVVTMERVRTANGEPVVYCVDKVPKNYLPNDFLIREEGSIFTALEESGEIRISYAVTFIDPVGYHEIASPTLNCEPETSLLVLKQLHYDENDRVVLYSKNYFRADKFSFHVVRKRV, encoded by the coding sequence ATGACAATAAAAGTAGACCATCGTCATTTATATCTGCAAGTGATTGATCGTCTTAAACAAGACATCGATAAGGGCATATTTAAAGAAAAGGAAAAACTTCCTTCTGAATTTGAATTAGCCAAGTCGCTAGGAGTAAGCCGTGCAACTTTAAGAGAGGCTCTTCGCCTATTGGAAGAAGAAAATGTAATTGTCAGACGACATGGAGTGGGCACCTTTGTAAATTCGAAGCCCATTTTCACATCGGGAATCGAACAGCTTTCTAGCGTTTCTTCTATGATTCGTAAAGCTGGAATGGAGCCGGGTACTATTTACTTGAGTTCTATGCAAGCGATTCCTTCTGAGGATGATATTTTAAGATTTCAATGCGGTGATGAGCAATCGGTTGTTACGATGGAACGTGTCCGTACTGCAAATGGCGAACCAGTTGTGTATTGTGTCGATAAGGTTCCGAAAAATTATTTACCTAATGATTTTCTCATTAGAGAAGAAGGCTCTATTTTTACTGCATTAGAAGAGTCTGGGGAAATACGTATTTCGTACGCGGTGACGTTTATTGATCCTGTGGGTTATCACGAGATCGCATCACCAACTTTGAATTGTGAGCCAGAAACTTCATTGCTTGTTTTAAAACAACTCCATTACGATGAAAACGATCGTGTGGTTTTGTACTCGAAAAATTATTTTCGAGCAGATAAATTTAGCTTTCACGTTGTTCGGAAAAGGGTGTAA
- a CDS encoding ABC transporter ATP-binding protein, whose protein sequence is MDYVIEMLGIRKEFGSFVANDNITLQLKKGEIHALLGENGAGKSTLMNVLFGLYQPEAGEIKVKGKTVKVTDPNVANDLGIGMVHQHFMLVENFTVTENIILGNELTKAGVVNIKDAAKKIQKLSEMYGLDVDPTAKIEDISVGMQQRVEILKTLYRGADILIFDEPTASLTPQEINELIQIMKRLIQEGKSIILITHKLKEIMDVSDRVTVIRKGEGIGTVVTAETNPNELASLMVGRQVEFKTVKSEANPADDTLVIKDLVVADYRGIDKVKGLNLTVRKGEILGIAGIDGNGQSELIEAITGLRKSKSGSVSINGTNVTNQKPRKITESGVGHIPQDRHKHGLVLDFSIGHNIALQTYYQHPISKNGIMNYSKVSELAQKIIKDFDVRTQGEHTPARALSGGNQQKAIIGREVIRDPELLIAALPTRGLDVGAIEFIHQRLIEQRDNGKAVLLLSFELDEVMNVSDRIAVIYDGQIVDTLLPKETSEQELGLLMAGQKKNSKIVNQGETTHVE, encoded by the coding sequence TTGGATTATGTAATAGAGATGCTTGGCATACGGAAAGAGTTTGGATCGTTTGTTGCAAATGATAACATTACCCTTCAGTTAAAAAAGGGAGAAATTCATGCACTTTTAGGAGAAAATGGTGCTGGTAAATCCACGCTTATGAACGTTTTGTTCGGATTATATCAACCAGAGGCTGGCGAGATAAAAGTAAAAGGGAAAACCGTTAAAGTGACTGACCCGAATGTTGCAAATGATTTAGGCATAGGGATGGTCCATCAGCACTTCATGCTCGTTGAGAATTTTACTGTAACGGAAAATATAATATTAGGTAATGAGTTAACAAAAGCAGGCGTCGTCAATATTAAAGATGCAGCTAAGAAAATACAAAAGCTTTCAGAAATGTACGGACTAGATGTAGATCCTACTGCAAAGATTGAAGATATTTCTGTTGGGATGCAGCAACGAGTGGAAATATTGAAAACGCTTTATCGCGGAGCTGATATATTAATTTTTGATGAACCGACTGCTTCACTGACTCCTCAAGAGATTAATGAATTAATTCAAATTATGAAACGTTTAATTCAAGAGGGTAAATCAATTATTTTGATCACGCATAAGTTAAAAGAAATTATGGATGTTTCTGACCGAGTAACGGTTATTCGTAAAGGTGAAGGAATTGGTACAGTTGTTACTGCAGAAACAAATCCAAATGAATTAGCCTCCTTAATGGTTGGTAGACAAGTAGAATTCAAAACTGTGAAAAGTGAAGCAAATCCTGCTGACGATACACTTGTCATTAAAGATCTAGTTGTAGCAGATTATCGTGGCATTGATAAGGTTAAAGGACTAAACTTAACGGTCCGTAAAGGTGAAATTTTAGGGATTGCTGGAATTGACGGCAATGGTCAAAGCGAGTTAATCGAAGCAATAACAGGTCTGCGAAAATCTAAATCTGGTTCTGTATCGATTAACGGAACGAATGTGACCAATCAAAAACCGCGTAAGATTACAGAGTCTGGTGTAGGGCATATTCCACAGGATCGTCATAAGCATGGATTAGTTCTAGACTTTTCTATCGGTCATAATATTGCATTACAAACTTATTACCAACATCCTATTTCGAAAAATGGAATAATGAATTATTCAAAAGTTTCCGAGCTAGCGCAAAAAATTATTAAAGATTTTGATGTGCGAACACAAGGGGAGCACACACCTGCACGTGCACTTTCTGGAGGAAACCAGCAAAAAGCAATTATTGGACGAGAAGTTATACGAGATCCAGAATTATTGATTGCGGCATTACCAACACGTGGACTTGATGTAGGTGCTATCGAATTTATTCATCAACGTCTTATTGAACAACGGGATAACGGAAAAGCGGTACTTCTGCTTTCATTTGAATTAGATGAAGTTATGAATGTATCTGACCGTATTGCAGTTATTTATGATGGACAAATTGTAGATACATTGTTGCCAAAAGAAACCTCTGAACAAGAGCTTGGGTTATTGATGGCAGGTCAAAAAAAGAATTCAAAGATAGTTAATCAGGGGGAAACAACTCATGTCGAATAG